Proteins from a genomic interval of Musa acuminata AAA Group cultivar baxijiao chromosome BXJ1-9, Cavendish_Baxijiao_AAA, whole genome shotgun sequence:
- the LOC103998472 gene encoding protein MIZU-KUSSEI 1-like has protein sequence MRTMMDLGSQSGLHIIDTSIAVDCTRDVRLRRTLRSLVQHMVPCCVFPPSDASHDFVDTRSTHGTGSSTTTIVTGTFFCYRRGRVSFCLHDEPSRNSPILLLDFTIPTAYLAKEMQLGVLRIALECDRSRPRSSMPMALFSVPSWSMYCNGRKVGYAVRRQMSEDEAAIFKLMQSVSVGAGVVPRETKSGSGDLLYLRASFERVIGSVDSESFHMINPIGSTGQQLSIFLLRT, from the coding sequence ATGAGGACGATGATGGACTTGGGGAGCCAAAGTGGTCTCCACatcatcgatacgtcgatcgccgTCGACTGCACGAGGGACGTGCGCCTCCGTCGCACCCTCCGCAGCCTCGTCCAGCACATGGTCCCCTGCTGCGTCTTCCCACCCTCCGACGCCTCTCACGACTTCGTCGACACCCGCTCCACCCACGGTACCGGCTCTTCCACGACCACCATCGTCACCGGTACCTTCTTCTGCTACCGCCGCGGTCGCGTCAGCTTCTGCCTGCACGACGAACCCTCCCGGAACTCGCCCATCCTCCTGCTCGATTTCACCATCCCCACCGCCTACCTCGCCAAGGAGATGCAGCTTGGCGTGCTCCGCATAGCGCTCGAATGCGACCGCTCTCGCCCTCGTTCATCGATGCCCATGGCGCTCTTCAGTGTCCCGTCGTGGTCTATGTACTGCAACGGCCGCAAAGTGGGGTACGCCGTCCGCCGGCAGATGAGCGAGGACGAGGCGGCCATCTTCAAGCTAATGCAATCCGTATCGGTCGGCGCCGGAGTCGTTCCCAGAGAAACAAAGTCTGGCAGTGGCGATCTCCTGTACCTTCGGGCGAGCTTCGAGCGGGTCATCGGGTCGGTGGATTCGGAGTCATTTCATATGATCAATCCGATTGGAAGCACCGGGCAACAGCTGAGTATATTTCTACTGCGAACTTAG
- the LOC103998480 gene encoding protein VACUOLELESS GAMETOPHYTES-like, whose translation MSNLTAKTPRKLGTTSTAMDLPATPNPNLQGDQLLHFSHPQHPLLQISLPYLFTCMGCKEYGAGRRFRCQTCGFDLHDFCALAPPALHNHPFHHKHQLVFFTKPGGFLRWKCDVCGKAAKGFGFRCTTCSFGMHPCCAAMRVVMNFPTHQHPLVLSPSAAVATGDASTVCNVCQRKRSGQVYRCAAACGYCLHAACAKDMVNGLYVHGLRSPDKPNNMLGTAAKLTTQALVGIIGGLIEGIGEGIGEFLMDNIGRGSCRSIKHN comes from the exons ATGAGCAATCTTACTGCCAAGACACCAAGAAAACTTGGGACGACGTCGACTGCCATGGATCTTCCAGCCACCCCAAACCCGAACCTACAGGGAGACCAACTCCTCCATTTTAGCCACCCGCAACACCCATTACTTCAAATCAGCTTACCCTACCTCTTCACATGTATGGGCTGCAAGGAATATGGTGCCGGTAGGAGGTTCAGATGCCAAACATGTGGATTCGATCTGCATGACTTCTGTGCACTCGCTCCTCCTGCTCTACACAACCATCCCTTTCATCACAAGCATCAGCTCGTATTCTTCACCAAACCAG GCGGTTTTCTACGTTGGAAATGCGACGTCTGTGGCAAAGCAGCCAAAGGATTTGGTTTTCGTTGCACCACATGCAGCTTCGGGATGCACCCTTGCTGCGCGGCGATGCGTGTGGTGATGAACTTTCCGACACATCAACATCCCTTAGTTCTTTCACCGTCTGCAGCAGTTGCGACCGGAGATGCCAGCACAGTCTGCAATGTGTGCCAGAGGAAGAGATCTGGGCAGGTTTACCGATGTGCAGCAGCGTGCGGCTACTGTCTCCATGCGGCCTGTGCAAAAGACATGGTTAACGGCCTTTATGTTCATGGTTTACGGTCGCCGGACAAACCTAACAACATGCTCGGCACCGCGGCGAAGCTCACGACTCAGGCGTTGGTTGGGATAATTGGTGGATTGATCGAGGGGATAGGAGAAGGAATTGGGGAGTTCCTCATGGACAACATTGGACGTGGTAGCTGCAGAAGTATTAAGCACaactag
- the LOC135593376 gene encoding subtilisin-like serine-protease S: MSSSDSLIQSPSFSDVGMPEVASRWKGQCQVGESFTQSSCNKKVIGARYYLSGYEAEERSHGDYMNADKAANFKSPRDSSGHGSHTASIAAGRYVSDMNYNGLGAGGARGGAPMSRISVYKTCWDSGCYDADLLAAFDDAIRDGVDILSVSLGPNYPEADYFNDAISIGSIHATSHGILVVSSAGNVGSRGSATNLAPWMLTVGASSTDREYTSSIVLGNGRELMGESLSSFKMNKSARIISASEVNGGYFTPYQSSFCLDSSLNRTKARGKILICRHSGSAAEPRLEKSLVVQKAGGLGMVMIDEAENDVAIPFAIPAATVRKEIGNKIFSYVNHTRLGAASTKKGFGFHS; this comes from the exons ATGTCATCATCGGATTCATTGATACAG TCTCCTAGTTTCAGTGACGTCGGGATGCCGGAAGTTGCTTCAAGATGGAAAGGACAATGCCAAGTTGGAGAATCCTTTACACAGTCTTCCTGCAACAA GAAAGTAATTGGAGCAAGATACTATCTAAGTGGATATGAAGCAGAAGAAAGAAGCCACGGTGACTACATGAATGCAGATAAGGCTGCCAATTTCAAGTCTCCAAGGGACAGTTCAGGCCACGGTAGCCACACGGCCTCCATTGCTGCTGGCCGGTATGTGAGTGACATGAACTATAATGGTCTGGGGGCTGGAGGAGCTCGTGGAGGCGCTCCAATGTCGAGGATTTCAGTCTATAAGACATGTTGGGACTCGGGCTGCTATGATGCCGACTTACTAGCAGCCTTCGATGACGCAATTAGAGATGGAGTGGACATATTATCTGTGTCTTTAGGCCCCAATTATCCTGAAGCAGATTACTTCAACGATGCAATCTCGATAGGCTCAATCCACGCTACCAGCCACGGTATTCTGGTTGTTTCATCTGCTGGCAATGTCGGAAGTCGAGGCTCTGCAACTAATCTTGCACCGTGGATGCTCACAGTGGGTGCCAGCTCAACAGACAGAGAATACACCTCATCGATTGTGCTAGGAAACGGGAGGGAATTGATG GGTGAAAGCTTGAGTTCTTTTAAGATGAACAAATCAGCCAGGATCATCTCGGCCTCTGAAGTCAATGGAGGTTACTTCACTCCTTATCAGTCAAG cTTCTGCCTGGATAGCTCCTTGAACAGAACAAAGGCCAGAGGGAAAATTCTGATCTGTCGCCATTCTGGTAGTGCAGCGGAGCCCAGGTTAGAGAAAAGCCTGGTGGTCCAGAAAGCTGGGGGCCTCGGGATGGTCATGATAGATGAAGCGGAGAATGATGTGGCCATACCATTTGCTATTCCTGCAGCCACTGTTAGAAAAGAAATCGGCAATAAGATCTTCTCATACGTTAACCACACCAGGTTGGGTGCAGCTTCCACCAAAAAGGGTTTTGGATTTCATAGCTGA